In one window of Dokdonia sp. PRO95 DNA:
- a CDS encoding DUF3347 domain-containing protein, with protein MKNTLLVIAALAIVSCKQQIVSDVQTAPTQIGVNAVVTENGDLNVTNAVEEVTFKTDEASQIHAAYLSLKGALVNTDPYEAAEIASNFKSTLESQTESDIAKGLNDDLTLISVSKDAAEQRVAFENISKKVEVYLSNEITSGTIYKQYCPMAFEGKGAYWLSNSKEIRNPYYGDKMLKCGVVDKEIQ; from the coding sequence ATGAAAAACACTTTATTAGTAATAGCAGCTCTAGCGATTGTGTCGTGTAAACAACAAATAGTTTCAGATGTACAAACGGCACCTACTCAAATAGGTGTAAACGCTGTAGTTACAGAAAATGGAGATTTAAATGTGACTAACGCTGTTGAAGAGGTAACATTTAAGACGGATGAAGCGTCACAAATTCACGCAGCATATTTAAGTTTAAAAGGAGCCTTGGTAAATACAGATCCTTACGAAGCTGCAGAAATTGCTTCTAACTTTAAGAGCACACTTGAATCACAAACTGAAAGTGATATCGCAAAAGGTTTAAACGATGATCTTACACTTATCTCAGTGTCTAAGGATGCTGCAGAGCAACGTGTAGCTTTTGAAAATATTTCTAAAAAGGTAGAGGTGTACTTATCTAACGAGATTACATCTGGCACTATATATAAGCAATACTGCCCGATGGCATTTGAGGGTAAAGGTGCTTACTGGTTATCAAATTCTAAAGAAATACGCAATCCTTACTACGGTGATAAAATGCTTAAGTGCGGCGTAGTAGATAAGGAGATACAATAA